The Oncorhynchus tshawytscha isolate Ot180627B linkage group LG12, Otsh_v2.0, whole genome shotgun sequence genome includes a window with the following:
- the LOC112263813 gene encoding DNA-directed RNA polymerases I, II, and III subunit RPABC5 — protein sequence MIIPVRCFTCGKIVGNKWEAYLGLLQAEYTEGDALDALGLKRYCCRRMLLAHVDLIEKLLNYAPLEK from the exons ATGATTATCCCGGTCCGGTGTTTCACCTGTGGGAAAATCGTTGGTAATAAATGGGAGGCGTACCTTGGCCTCCTTCAAGCTGAATACACTGAAGG TGATGCCCTTGATGCTCTTGGTCTGAAGAGGTATTGCTGTCGGAGGATGCTGCTGGCCCATGTAGACCTTATTGAGAAGTTGTTGAATTATGCACCCCTGGAGAAATGA
- the LOC112263812 gene encoding succinate dehydrogenase assembly factor 2, mitochondrial: MLSAFVAKRLVNGVCQASWRPAVAELVTTRGYKGEAPDDSRGDLIEIPLPPWTEKDGETMDIKRRRLLFQSRKRGMLENCILLSLFAKQYLNTMTEHQLRQYDRLINEPSNDWDIYYWATEAQPVPDVYTGEIMDLLKEFTKNKDQEQRLDAPNLEYLDKGSQ; the protein is encoded by the exons ATGCTGTCTGCTTTCGTTGCTAAAAGA CTGGTAAATGGGGTATGCCAGGCGTCATGGAGACCAGCTGTGGCAGAACTAGTAACTACAAGGGGTTACAAAGGAGAGGCACCTGATGACTCTAGGGGTGACCTAATTGAGATCCCCCTGCCCCCATGGACAGAGAAGGATGGCGAGACCATGGACATCAAGAGACGGCGCCTGCTCTTCCAAAGCCGAAAGAGGGGCATGCTGGAGAATTGCATATTGCTCAG CCTGTTTGCCAAACAATATCTTAATACAATGACCGAGCACCAGTTAAGACAGTATGACAGACTGATCAATGAGCCTAGCAACGACTGGGACATCTACTACTGGGCAACAG AGGCCCAGCCTGTACCTGATGTGTACACAGGTGAAATCATGGACCTACTGAAGGAGTTCACTAAGAACAAAGATCAGGAACAGAGGCTGGACGCACCCAACCTGGAATACCTGGACAAGGGGAGCCAGTGA
- the LOC112263811 gene encoding cleavage and polyadenylation specificity factor subunit 7 isoform X2, with translation MAAKAADGGGTTDLIDIYDEKFIQNNGEDGDFAMTAEASDLYDDVLTGSVSRERKFSEDTIPLSKNQPTKEESKPAILYTYSGVWNKRLAVYVGNFSWWTSDKDLINVARTLGVKDIVEIKFAENRANGQSRGYAEVVVATEESLQRLLETLPNCHVNGEKVDCRFATRQNLAVFEAQANKRVPQRSNSKESSDTGDKNASVSPPMLNQNHSTVPHTIHPQHIHNKPPPLSVPYFRLPPPLFPHLPPHIPPPPMPHLFPPPPLRLPSHPPPSLHLNPAFFPPAQHDNYSQQHNTQYNRHSRDSEAPTPQMPEGEFDELMNRNRAIASSAITKAVSGATAGDMPLAIETLLTAIAVIKQSRVYGDERCRALVTSLKDCLFSIESKSYGSRKRHRSRDREHRSRDRERDRERERDRGRGREEREESYSQEWEAAGMSRRHRERSLSGERDGRDRERVRERDRHREHRERHR, from the exons ATGGCGGCTAAAGCGGCCGATGGTGGTGGTACAACTGACCTCATAGACATCTACGACGAGAAGTTCATTCAAAACAACGGGGAG GATGGAGATTTTGCAATGACAGCAGAGGCAAGTGATCTTTATGATGATGTGCTCACTGGCTCTGTGAGCCGGGAAAGGAAATTCTCAGAAGATACTATCCCTCTCAGCAAGAATCAGCCAACGAAAGAGGAGAGCAAACCAGCAATACTGTACACTTACAGTGGGGTGTGGAACAAGAGACTGGCTGTATATGTAGGCAACTTCTCCTGG tgGACCTCTGACAAAGACCTTATTAACGTGGCTCGCACCTTGGGTGTGAAGGACATTGTGGAGATCAAATTTGCTGAGAACAGAGCTAATGGCCAGTCCAGAGG ATACGCTGAGGTAGTGGTGGCCACAGAAGAGTCATTGCAGAGGTTGCTGGAGACTTTGCCAAATTGTCATGTTAATGGAGAAAAGGTGGACTGCCGCTTTGCCACACGCCAGAATCTTGCCGTGTTTGAAGCCCAGGCTAATAAAC GTGTCCCCCAGCGCTCTAACTCAAAAGAGTCGTCAGATACTGGGGACAAAAACGCCTCCGTCTCCCCTCCTATGCTCAACCAGAACCACTCCACTGTCCCTCACACTATCCACCCCCAACACATTCACAACAAACCTCCCCCTCTGTCAGTCCCATACTTTAGGCTGCCGCCTCCTCTTTTCCCTCACCTTCCCCCACACATTCCCCCTCCCCCCATGCCACACCTTTTCCCTCCACCACCTCTACGTCTCCCcagccatcctcctccctccctgcatctCAACCCCGCCTTCTTTCCtccagcacaacatgacaactacagtcaacaacacaacacacagtacaACCGGCACAG CAGGGACAGTGAAGCGCCCACACCCCAAATGCCAGAGGGAGAGTTTGATGAGCTGATGAACAGAAACAGAGCTATCGCCAGCAGCGCCATCACCAAGGCTGTGTCTGGAGCTACTGCTG GAGACATGCCCCTGGCCATTGAGACGCTTTTGACTGCCATTGCTGTCATCAAGCAGTCAAGAGTGTATGGGGACGAGCGCTGTCGAGCACTGGTCACCTCTCTGAAAGACTGCCTCTTCTCCATCGAGAGCAAGTCTTATGGCTCCAG GAAAAGACACCGTTCCCGTGACAGAGAACACCGTTCCCGAGATAGGGAgcgagacagggaaagagaacgggacagaggcagaggaagggaagaaagggAAGAGTCCTACAGCCAGGAATGGGAGGCTGCAGGAATGTCCCGCCGGCACCGGGAACGCTCCCtaagtggggagagagatgggagagaccgGGAGCGTGTTCGGGAACGAGATAGACATAGGGAGCACCGCGAGCGGCACCGCTAG
- the LOC112263811 gene encoding cleavage and polyadenylation specificity factor subunit 7 isoform X1, translated as MAAKAADGGGTTDLIDIYDEKFIQNNGEDGDFAMTAEASDLYDDVLTGSVSRERKFSEDTIPLSKNQPTKEESKPAILYTYSGVWNKRLAVYVGNFSWWTSDKDLINVARTLGVKDIVEIKFAENRANGQSRGYAEVVVATEESLQRLLETLPNCHVNGEKVDCRFATRQNLAVFEAQANKRVPQRSNSKESSDTGDKNASVSPPMLNQNHSTVPHTIHPQHIHNKPPPLSVPYFRLPPPLFPHLPPHIPPPPMPHLFPPPPLRLPSHPPPSLHLNPAFFPPAQHDNYSQQHNTQYNRHSSRDSEAPTPQMPEGEFDELMNRNRAIASSAITKAVSGATAGDMPLAIETLLTAIAVIKQSRVYGDERCRALVTSLKDCLFSIESKSYGSRKRHRSRDREHRSRDRERDRERERDRGRGREEREESYSQEWEAAGMSRRHRERSLSGERDGRDRERVRERDRHREHRERHR; from the exons ATGGCGGCTAAAGCGGCCGATGGTGGTGGTACAACTGACCTCATAGACATCTACGACGAGAAGTTCATTCAAAACAACGGGGAG GATGGAGATTTTGCAATGACAGCAGAGGCAAGTGATCTTTATGATGATGTGCTCACTGGCTCTGTGAGCCGGGAAAGGAAATTCTCAGAAGATACTATCCCTCTCAGCAAGAATCAGCCAACGAAAGAGGAGAGCAAACCAGCAATACTGTACACTTACAGTGGGGTGTGGAACAAGAGACTGGCTGTATATGTAGGCAACTTCTCCTGG tgGACCTCTGACAAAGACCTTATTAACGTGGCTCGCACCTTGGGTGTGAAGGACATTGTGGAGATCAAATTTGCTGAGAACAGAGCTAATGGCCAGTCCAGAGG ATACGCTGAGGTAGTGGTGGCCACAGAAGAGTCATTGCAGAGGTTGCTGGAGACTTTGCCAAATTGTCATGTTAATGGAGAAAAGGTGGACTGCCGCTTTGCCACACGCCAGAATCTTGCCGTGTTTGAAGCCCAGGCTAATAAAC GTGTCCCCCAGCGCTCTAACTCAAAAGAGTCGTCAGATACTGGGGACAAAAACGCCTCCGTCTCCCCTCCTATGCTCAACCAGAACCACTCCACTGTCCCTCACACTATCCACCCCCAACACATTCACAACAAACCTCCCCCTCTGTCAGTCCCATACTTTAGGCTGCCGCCTCCTCTTTTCCCTCACCTTCCCCCACACATTCCCCCTCCCCCCATGCCACACCTTTTCCCTCCACCACCTCTACGTCTCCCcagccatcctcctccctccctgcatctCAACCCCGCCTTCTTTCCtccagcacaacatgacaactacagtcaacaacacaacacacagtacaACCGGCACAG CAGCAGGGACAGTGAAGCGCCCACACCCCAAATGCCAGAGGGAGAGTTTGATGAGCTGATGAACAGAAACAGAGCTATCGCCAGCAGCGCCATCACCAAGGCTGTGTCTGGAGCTACTGCTG GAGACATGCCCCTGGCCATTGAGACGCTTTTGACTGCCATTGCTGTCATCAAGCAGTCAAGAGTGTATGGGGACGAGCGCTGTCGAGCACTGGTCACCTCTCTGAAAGACTGCCTCTTCTCCATCGAGAGCAAGTCTTATGGCTCCAG GAAAAGACACCGTTCCCGTGACAGAGAACACCGTTCCCGAGATAGGGAgcgagacagggaaagagaacgggacagaggcagaggaagggaagaaagggAAGAGTCCTACAGCCAGGAATGGGAGGCTGCAGGAATGTCCCGCCGGCACCGGGAACGCTCCCtaagtggggagagagatgggagagaccgGGAGCGTGTTCGGGAACGAGATAGACATAGGGAGCACCGCGAGCGGCACCGCTAG